The following proteins are encoded in a genomic region of Rhodoferax aquaticus:
- a CDS encoding MotA/TolQ/ExbB proton channel family protein, translating into MSALELVLQGDAVSVGVAVALLLMSIGSWVVILWKGWMLQRAHRDVARSAAAFWQAPSMEQAMVSLRAFDRELLLLPLVEATQAPTHGTLAAAGDASQQLTRVLRDALHGVLHRLQAGQVLLATVGSIAPFVGLLGTVWGIYHALIGIAGAGQVSIDKISGPVGEALIMTAAGLAVAIPAVLGYNILGRVIGRIEADLEGFARDVRELLLSQAQKPASH; encoded by the coding sequence ATGAGCGCTTTAGAACTCGTGCTACAAGGTGATGCTGTCAGTGTTGGCGTAGCTGTGGCGTTGCTGCTCATGTCAATAGGCAGCTGGGTCGTCATCTTGTGGAAAGGGTGGATGCTGCAGCGTGCCCACCGCGATGTGGCGCGCAGTGCCGCTGCGTTTTGGCAAGCGCCGTCGATGGAGCAAGCCATGGTGTCTTTGCGTGCCTTTGACCGAGAACTGCTGCTGTTGCCCTTGGTCGAGGCCACACAAGCCCCGACACACGGCACGCTGGCTGCGGCGGGCGATGCCTCGCAGCAACTCACCCGCGTGTTGCGTGACGCATTACATGGTGTTCTGCACCGCTTGCAAGCAGGACAGGTATTGCTGGCAACCGTGGGTTCGATTGCTCCCTTTGTCGGCTTGCTTGGTACGGTGTGGGGCATCTACCATGCTCTCATCGGGATCGCCGGAGCAGGCCAAGTCAGCATCGACAAAATTTCTGGTCCAGTGGGTGAGGCTTTGATCATGACGGCTGCGGGCTTGGCTGTCGCGATCCCAGCCGTGTTGGGCTACAACATCTTGGGCCGGGTGATTGGCCGTATCGAAGCGGACCTCGAAGGGTTTGCGCGTGATGTACGTGAACTGCTGCTGAGCCAAGCGCAAAAGCCAGCCAGCCACTAG
- a CDS encoding ExbD/TolR family protein produces the protein MSFGRLERTQGPQPMSEINMTPLVDVMLVLVVIFILTAPLLVSAVKVDLPKVQSTEAADAPKSIAVSIDQAGQVYVGDKSSSLSELSIALKQAAERNADTEVQLRADTTVPYGRVVEVMGLAQKAGLNRIGFVTDPQATPPVSAN, from the coding sequence ATGTCTTTTGGCCGCTTAGAACGCACCCAGGGCCCGCAGCCCATGAGCGAAATCAACATGACGCCCTTGGTGGACGTCATGTTGGTGTTGGTGGTCATTTTCATTTTGACGGCCCCTTTGCTCGTGAGCGCCGTGAAGGTGGATTTACCCAAGGTGCAGAGCACCGAGGCAGCAGATGCGCCTAAATCCATTGCGGTGTCCATCGATCAAGCGGGTCAGGTTTATGTAGGCGACAAATCCAGCTCGCTATCGGAACTGTCGATCGCCTTAAAGCAGGCTGCTGAACGCAATGCAGATACCGAGGTGCAGCTCCGGGCCGACACCACGGTGCCTTATGGGCGCGTGGTGGAAGTTATGGGTTTGGCGCAAAAAGCGGGTTTGAACCGCATCGGTTTTGTCACCGACCCACAGGCCACCCCACCAGTTTCTGCGAACTAG